Proteins from one Bacillota bacterium genomic window:
- a CDS encoding PilZ domain-containing protein — MKVKSVEPLVKGTRVEIVLLRKGSSLEAWMPGRVNSPRGEEILVSLAADPSMLALFTAGAPVKVRYTGKRALYSFESVVTRQVQQGITLVGLEPPAEVSRVQRRGFVRLSISLPVKCKESCQGEVFEARTVDLSSGGMALVSRGRLSLGSMLEIWVDLDKYGLLPLKGEVRWMETLDLGDEGRYLAGITFVDTSEKTQDHITRFVFAEQARMRRLGLL; from the coding sequence ATGAAAGTGAAGAGCGTGGAACCCCTTGTGAAGGGTACCCGGGTGGAGATAGTCCTCCTGCGAAAGGGGTCCTCCCTGGAGGCCTGGATGCCAGGCAGGGTGAACAGCCCCCGGGGCGAGGAGATCCTGGTGTCCCTGGCGGCGGATCCCAGCATGCTGGCGCTGTTCACTGCGGGCGCCCCGGTAAAGGTGCGTTACACCGGGAAGAGGGCACTCTACAGCTTCGAGAGTGTTGTCACCCGCCAGGTGCAACAGGGTATCACCCTGGTGGGCCTGGAGCCTCCAGCGGAGGTAAGCCGGGTCCAGCGGCGGGGCTTCGTTAGGCTGAGTATCTCGCTGCCGGTGAAGTGCAAGGAGTCGTGTCAAGGGGAGGTCTTTGAGGCCAGGACCGTGGATCTCAGCAGTGGGGGCATGGCCCTGGTATCACGCGGGAGGCTTTCCCTGGGCAGCATGCTTGAGATCTGGGTTGACCTGGACAAGTACGGGCTCCTGCCCCTGAAAGGCGAGGTAAGGTGGATGGAAACGCTGGATCTTGGGGACGAGGGAAGGTACCTGGCAGGCATCACCTTTGTGGATACTAGTGAGAAGACTCAAGACCACATAACCAGGTTTGTCTTTGCGGAGCAGGCCAGGATGAGGCGCCTTGGACTTCTGTAG
- a CDS encoding FliA/WhiG family RNA polymerase sigma factor gives MDFCSRGGVAVGSADSQERSSLWAYYSITKDSHAREDLILNYAPLVKYVAGRLAMTLPAYIDPNDLVSYGFFGLMEAIERFVPERGVRFETYAVARIRGAMLDGLRALDWVPTSVRQRTKEIERAYQQLEAKLGRAATDEEIAGHLGITMDKLQGRLKETAGTSLLSLDELLSDEPNSTGRRNGWALADDSVNPPDVQAEIEDVKRVLAEAIEVLPEKERLVVALFYYEGLTAKEIAEVMELSQSRISQLHSKAIMRLRGKLARDKMSLL, from the coding sequence TTGGACTTCTGTAGCCGGGGAGGGGTAGCCGTGGGCTCCGCTGACAGCCAGGAAAGGTCTTCACTGTGGGCCTACTACAGTATAACCAAAGATAGTCATGCCAGGGAGGACCTGATCCTCAACTATGCTCCCCTGGTCAAGTACGTAGCTGGCAGGCTAGCCATGACCCTGCCGGCTTACATCGACCCTAATGACCTGGTAAGTTACGGGTTCTTCGGGCTCATGGAGGCCATTGAACGCTTCGTACCCGAGAGAGGGGTTCGTTTCGAGACCTACGCGGTAGCCAGGATAAGGGGGGCAATGCTCGACGGCCTGAGGGCACTGGACTGGGTCCCCACATCCGTAAGACAGCGCACCAAGGAGATAGAAAGGGCCTACCAGCAGCTGGAGGCCAAGCTGGGAAGGGCGGCGACCGATGAGGAGATCGCCGGGCACCTAGGCATCACCATGGACAAGTTGCAGGGACGGCTCAAGGAGACCGCAGGCACCAGCCTGCTTTCCCTGGATGAATTGCTGAGCGACGAGCCTAACTCAACCGGCAGGCGAAACGGTTGGGCCCTAGCCGATGACTCGGTGAATCCCCCTGACGTCCAGGCGGAGATCGAGGATGTCAAGAGGGTCCTTGCCGAGGCCATTGAGGTGCTCCCGGAAAAGGAACGGCTGGTGGTGGCGCTCTTTTACTACGAGGGACTCACGGCCAAGGAGATAGCCGAGGTCATGGAACTGTCGCAGTCGCGCATTTCCCAGCTCCACAGCAAGGCCATCATGAGGCTTAGAGGCAAGCTGGCCAGGGATAAGATGTCCCTCCTGTAG
- the flhA gene encoding flagellar biosynthesis protein FlhA encodes MDQRLLRVGDIIVAVGIIGMVVMMVIPMPTILLDLLLSLNLAFALVVLLVSMYNPEPLGFSVFPALLLVATLFRLALNVSSTRLILLYGYAGEVIERFGDFVVGGNAVVGFIVFLILVVIQFIVITRGAERVAEVAARFTLDAMPGKQMSIDADLNAGLITESEARQRRRDIEREADFYGAMDGAAKFVKGDAIAGLIITAINLVGGFTIGVLQQGLPFEIALQKYALLTVGDGLVTQIPALLISTATGMVVTRAASESNLGSELIKQVLGHPKVLWVASGLLFFLALTPGLPKLPFFLLSGLMATMALNLSRHVTENKHAGPVRVARDNPLAPENVRGLLEVDALGVELGYGLIPLADGGQGGDLLDRVVSIRRQLVADLGIVVPPVRIRDNIGHLRPNEYVIKLRGLKVAGGEIFPDRYLAMNPGSASGELEGITTREPVFGLEAVWVTLDAREKAELGGYTVVDPSSVLATHLTEVIKGHAHELLGRQEVKTMVEAIRETHPAVVDELVPSALSIGDVQKVLQGLLQEGIPVRDLITILEALADGAVYSKNPEDLIDWVRVSLRRQITKVYELDEDRAQVMTLDPDLEKRIAEGINAGASVLGLFRPEEIRAMLKSLSDLAERFTLHGRMPVVVCAPEIRRHFKALVHHYEPRIAVLSYRELLPGIKVEPVGMVTLR; translated from the coding sequence TTGGACCAGAGGCTCTTGAGGGTTGGGGACATCATAGTCGCAGTGGGCATCATCGGGATGGTCGTGATGATGGTCATTCCCATGCCCACCATCCTCTTGGACCTGCTTTTATCCCTTAACCTCGCCTTTGCCCTGGTCGTTCTCCTGGTGAGCATGTATAACCCGGAGCCCCTGGGGTTCTCAGTGTTCCCCGCACTTCTCCTGGTGGCCACCCTCTTCAGGCTGGCCTTGAACGTTTCCTCCACCAGGCTGATACTCCTTTACGGCTACGCGGGGGAGGTGATCGAGCGCTTCGGGGACTTTGTGGTGGGTGGTAACGCCGTTGTGGGCTTCATAGTGTTCCTGATCCTCGTGGTGATCCAGTTCATCGTCATCACCCGGGGTGCCGAGCGGGTGGCTGAGGTTGCGGCTAGGTTCACCCTGGATGCCATGCCAGGAAAGCAGATGAGCATAGACGCGGACCTTAACGCCGGCCTCATAACGGAATCCGAGGCCCGGCAGCGTCGCCGTGACATTGAACGAGAGGCTGACTTCTACGGGGCCATGGACGGTGCTGCCAAGTTCGTAAAGGGAGACGCCATAGCCGGTCTCATCATCACCGCCATCAACCTGGTGGGGGGGTTCACCATCGGTGTGCTCCAGCAGGGGCTTCCCTTCGAGATTGCCTTGCAGAAGTATGCCCTGCTCACAGTGGGTGACGGCCTGGTAACCCAGATCCCCGCCCTCCTTATATCCACCGCCACAGGCATGGTTGTCACCCGGGCGGCCTCTGAGAGCAACCTGGGCAGTGAACTGATTAAGCAGGTGCTAGGGCACCCGAAGGTCCTCTGGGTTGCATCGGGGCTCCTCTTCTTCCTGGCACTGACGCCGGGCTTGCCCAAGCTGCCCTTCTTCCTCCTGTCCGGGCTCATGGCTACCATGGCGCTGAACCTCAGCCGTCATGTCACGGAAAACAAGCATGCCGGGCCGGTACGGGTTGCCAGGGACAACCCCCTGGCCCCGGAGAACGTCAGGGGCCTTCTTGAGGTGGATGCCCTGGGAGTGGAACTGGGCTACGGGCTTATCCCCCTGGCTGACGGGGGTCAAGGCGGTGACCTCCTGGACAGGGTGGTCTCCATAAGGCGCCAGCTCGTGGCGGACCTGGGGATCGTGGTGCCTCCTGTGAGGATCAGGGACAACATCGGGCACCTGAGGCCCAACGAATATGTGATCAAACTCAGGGGACTCAAGGTGGCTGGGGGAGAGATCTTTCCCGACCGCTACCTGGCCATGAACCCTGGCTCGGCCTCAGGTGAGCTGGAGGGGATCACCACCCGCGAGCCCGTGTTCGGGCTGGAGGCTGTGTGGGTGACGCTGGACGCCCGGGAGAAGGCGGAACTGGGCGGCTACACAGTGGTGGACCCCTCCTCGGTGCTGGCGACCCACCTTACTGAGGTTATCAAGGGCCACGCCCACGAGCTCCTGGGACGCCAGGAAGTCAAGACCATGGTGGAGGCCATCAGGGAGACTCATCCCGCTGTCGTGGACGAACTGGTCCCGTCCGCCCTAAGCATAGGTGATGTCCAGAAGGTTCTCCAGGGGCTTCTCCAGGAGGGGATACCCGTGCGTGACCTCATCACCATCCTCGAGGCGCTGGCGGATGGGGCCGTGTACTCCAAGAACCCCGAGGATCTCATTGACTGGGTAAGGGTGTCCCTGAGACGGCAGATCACCAAGGTCTATGAATTGGATGAGGATCGCGCACAGGTTATGACCCTGGATCCAGATCTGGAGAAGCGTATAGCTGAGGGCATCAACGCGGGGGCCTCGGTACTGGGCCTGTTCCGGCCGGAGGAGATCCGGGCAATGCTGAAGTCCCTTTCGGACCTGGCGGAGAGGTTCACACTGCACGGGCGGATGCCGGTAGTGGTGTGCGCACCGGAGATCAGGAGGCACTTCAAAGCCCTTGTCCACCACTACGAGCCTCGCATCGCGGTGCTGAGTTATCGCGAGCTCTTGCCAGGCATCAAGGTCGAACCTGTTGGGATGGTGACGCTAAGATGA
- the flhB gene encoding flagellar biosynthesis protein FlhB, which translates to MNLQLFSQEKTEAPTPRRRQEARGRGQVARSPEVASALLLLSLAVAFRVWGPAMADRMWRLGKAFWGSGFPEVTREGLGSLVVPAFQGYAFMLLPLFAVAMVVGTSTGVLQGGFLFTVVPLNPEFNRLNPLEGLKRILSKKALVEMAKALLKTAAVASIAYLTIRAELDTLIALAHTDLVPAVGYVGSIAFKIMTRCGFALLVVAGMDYAFQRWEHERGLMMTKQEMKEELKHLEGRPEVRAKIRERQRAIARLRMMAHVAKADVVVANPTHYAVALRYDALKMAAPRVVAKGEGHMARRIRQEAEKHGVMVVRNVPLAQGLFRAVEIGDYVPAEFYKAVAEVLAFVYRLKGRI; encoded by the coding sequence GTGAACTTGCAGCTATTTTCGCAAGAGAAGACCGAGGCGCCGACCCCTCGGCGCAGGCAGGAAGCCAGGGGCCGCGGGCAGGTGGCCCGGAGCCCGGAGGTGGCTTCAGCCCTGCTCCTGCTGTCGCTGGCGGTTGCCTTCAGGGTATGGGGTCCTGCCATGGCCGACAGGATGTGGAGACTGGGAAAGGCCTTCTGGGGCTCGGGGTTTCCCGAGGTGACCCGGGAGGGTCTCGGCAGTCTGGTGGTGCCCGCGTTCCAGGGCTATGCCTTCATGCTGCTTCCCCTCTTTGCCGTGGCGATGGTGGTGGGCACCTCCACAGGGGTCCTGCAGGGGGGCTTCCTGTTCACTGTTGTTCCTTTGAACCCCGAGTTCAACCGGCTCAACCCCCTGGAGGGACTAAAGCGGATCCTCTCCAAGAAGGCCCTGGTTGAGATGGCAAAGGCCCTGCTAAAGACCGCTGCCGTGGCAAGCATTGCATATCTCACCATCAGGGCTGAATTGGACACCCTCATTGCCCTGGCCCACACGGACCTAGTGCCAGCGGTGGGTTACGTAGGCAGCATTGCCTTCAAGATCATGACCCGGTGCGGGTTTGCCCTCCTGGTCGTGGCTGGAATGGACTACGCCTTCCAGCGCTGGGAGCACGAGCGGGGCCTCATGATGACCAAGCAGGAGATGAAGGAAGAGCTGAAGCACCTTGAGGGTCGTCCCGAGGTGAGGGCGAAGATAAGGGAGCGCCAGCGGGCCATCGCACGGCTAAGGATGATGGCCCATGTCGCCAAGGCGGATGTGGTGGTTGCCAACCCCACGCACTACGCCGTGGCATTGAGGTATGATGCCCTAAAGATGGCGGCGCCCAGGGTGGTGGCCAAAGGGGAGGGCCACATGGCTCGCCGGATCCGCCAGGAGGCGGAGAAGCATGGTGTCATGGTGGTCAGGAACGTCCCCCTGGCGCAGGGGCTTTTCCGGGCTGTGGAGATAGGGGACTACGTTCCCGCAGAGTTCTACAAGGCCGTCGCGGAGGTGCTCGCCTTCGTCTACCGGCTCAAGGGAAGGATTTAG